The DNA region TTCGGATGAGATGCTTTCAAAACAATCATCAATTGACATTAAAATACTGACTGCCGGAGTTTATTTTATTACTATCATTGCTGAGGATGGAAGTAAAGAAAATCACAAACTAATAAAGCTGTAGTTAGTGTCTCTAAGAAAACTCTGCAAAATTAGATTCCTATCTTTTTGCGATATTTTTATCTTTCTCAACTCACTGATGCTAAGGCATCGCCTCGTCTCAAAAAATAAAAATCTCACCTGCCTGACGGCAAAGGCAGGTCAAAAATCTTAGAAATCATAAAATTTGATAGTTTTCTTAGAGGCACTAGTTAAATTTTAAAAGATGTCTTTTCCTGAATATACTCCTCTCAAATGAAAGAGATATAGTATATTTTAGGTTCTATGTCAAATATGTGGGTAATCAAATTTGCCACAGATTCACAGATTACAAAAATATTCTTTTTGTAATTAGTGCTTATAAGAAAACTCATTATTTGCCTGTACCCCTTAAATGTACGATTTCTGCGTTATATTCGTCTTTAAAACAGTCATCCGTACGGACTCCTTGATTTTAAAGACTTCACATGACTTGAACTTGAACATTTTGAACTAAACACCCTACTTTATAGACAGCTACTAATTAATGAATTTTCGCCAAATCCAGATATATCGGGACTAAAGGATATATTTTATTAGAATATTGCATATAAATTAATTTTAATCTGTGAATCTGTCTTTGACAGACGTAGTCTTGCTTCTATTACACTTAGCATGTCTTCGACAGACGAAGTCTGTGGCTTTAATTTTTTTTCACTCACATAAATCAACATAGAACCATATTTTATTGCACTTGCACTTTCTTAGATTTTATTTAACTTTGCCGTTCTTTTGAAAATAACGAGTGATGGAAGAAAGTAAAAAAAAGGGAATTGCAATATTAGGTTCAACAGGTTCTATTGGTACGCAAGCACTTGATGTAATAAAAAAAAATACCGATTTATTTTTTGTTTCTGTTCTTACAGCAAACGAAAATGCTGATTTATTAATTAAACAAGCAAAAGAGTTTAAACCCAATACTGTTGTAATTGGAAATGAAGAAAAATTTAATAAAGTAAAAGGAAGCCTTTCTGATTACGATATTAAAGTTTTCACTACTAATGAAGCAATAGAACAGGTTATTGATTTTGAAGAAAATGATATTATTTTAAATTCATTGCTCGGTTTTGCAGGATTAAAGCCAACGATAAAAGCTATTAACAGTGGAAAAATATTAGCACTGGCAAATAAAGAATCTCTTGTTATTGCAGGTGAAATAATTAATAAAAGTTACGAGGGTTCACAAGCTAGCATTATTCCTGTTGATTCCGAACATTCAGCAATTTATCAATGTCTTATCGGTGAATTTAACAACCCGATTGAAAAAATAATGCTTACTGCCTCAGGTGGTCCATTTTATGGTAAGGATTCAAAGCATCTTGAAAAAGTTACAAAAGCTGATGCATTAAAACACCCGAAGTGGAATATGGGCAATAAAATTACTATTGACTCTGCAACAATGATGAATAAAGGATTTGAGATAATTGAAGCAAAATGGCTTTTTGATTTAAGAATAGATCAAATTGAAGTTCTCGTTCATCCTCAATCACTAGTACATTCTTTTGTTCAATTTACAGATGGCTCAATAAAAGCTCAACTAGGAATGCCTGACATGAGAATCCCCATTCAATATGCATTTTCATTCCCTAAAAGAATAAAAAGTGATTTCCCAAGATTAGATTTTTTAAAATATCCGAATTTAACTTTTGACAGTCCCGATTTTGATACTTTCCCAAATTTAAGATTAGCATATCAGGTAATAGAAAAAGCTGGCAATATGCCTTGTATTCTTAATGCTGGCAATGAAATTGCAGTGGAGGCATTTTTGTCTGAAAAAGCAGGTTTTCAAGACATTTATCGTATAAACAAAAAGTGCTTAGAAACTATTGATTACATGAAGAATCCATCTTTAGACGACTATTTTAAAATTGATGCAGAAACAAGAAAATTTGCTAAAACCTTAATAAAATAACAAATGCAAACAGTAATAATGATAGGGCAATTATTGCTCGGACTTTCAATTCTTGTAGCAATACATGAATTCGGGCACTTTTTAGCTGCTAAAGCTTTCGGAATGAGAGTTGACAAATTTTTTATCTTTTTTGATTTTGGTAAAAAGAAACTTTTTAGCTTCAAAAAAGGTGATACAGAATATGGAATTGGATGGTTTCCTCTTGGTGGATATGTCAAAATTGCAGGAATGGTTGACGAATCTATGGATAAAGAACAACTGGCAAAACCACCTCAACCTTGGGAATTTCGTTCTAAGCCACCATGTCAAAAATTAATTGTAATGATTGCCGGTGTTTTTATGAATCTTATCCTTGGAATTTTTATTTTTTCAATGATGTCCTTTCATTATGGAGAAAAACATATTCCTGTACAAAATAATGACCCCGCAATTGTTGCTATGGAATATGGTAAAGAACTTGGATTTCAAACAGGCGATACTTTGCTCACGGTAAATGGAACTGAGTATCAATCCTTAAAAAAATTCAACGACCTTTACAGCTACAATCTTTTACTTGCTAACAATATTGATGTTGAGGTTTTAAGAAATGGTGAAAAAGTTATTATTACAACTCCTGAGAATTTCTTAAATACAGTAGCAGACGGAGGAGTTGATAAAATTATTCAACCTGCATATAAATTTTCGGTAGAAAAAACAATAAATAATAAATCAGGATTACAAGCTGATGATAAAATTGTAGCAATTAATGATACATCAATAAAATATTATTATGAATTTGTTGATAAAGTTCAAAGTTATAAAAATAAAAGTGTTGCAATTTCTGTTGTTCGTAATTTTGATACAGTTGTGCTTTCCAAAGTAGCAATTGATAAAAATGGAAAAGTAGGTTTTTACACCAAAGATGAGAGAAATACAATAACAACATCTTTTGGCTTTTTTGAATCCTTCAAAGTAGGGAATAAAAAAGCATGGTATTTATTAAAAGAAAACACTCTTGGTTTTATTAGCCTTTTTAAAGGTGATGTTGACCCGAGAAAAGCAATAAAAGGACCTGTTGGTATCGCAACAATTTATGGTGGCGTTTGGGTTTGGGCTAATTTTTGGCTTATCACAGGTTTGATTTCCTTAATCCTTGCTTTCATGAATCTTCTTCCGATACCTGCACTTGACGGTGGTCATGTTATTACAGTTTTAATTGAAATGGTTACAGGAAGACCACTGGGATTTAAAACTATGGAGGTAATTCAAACTATCGGAATAGTCATTGTTTTCGGATTGATAATCTTTTCTGTGTTCAATGATATAATTCAGAATTTTTTCTAAGAACGGAAGTTCCTGATAAAAAAATCTGAGACGACACCTCATCCTGGCCTTCTCCTCAAGGAGAAGGAATTGGTTTACTGCTGGTTTTTATCTTTATTGTTTGTTTTTTCCAAACAAGGTTTAAGTTACAAAGCTCGCACTCGGTGTAGTTTGCAAAACACCTTTTACAGCTTGAGTAATAGGTTATGGCAAAAATATTGCTAACCAATAATGGCTAAAAATTATTTTTTTTAATAAAAAAAAGCATTGTAAAAAATGAATATATGGAATTATAAATTTGAAGATCCACAGTTTTTATGGCTTTTAATTATTGTTCCTATTATTGTATTTTGGTACATTTATAAAGAAAATATACGATATCCTGAACAAAAAATCCCGAGTTTACAAGCTTTCGAAAATCAAAAAAAATCATTAAAGGAGATAGTTCGTCATTCACTTATAGTATTCCGTATTCTTGCTATTGCTCTATTAATAATTGCACTTGCACGTCCACAATCAGCACTTGACAAAGAAAAAATTACTACTAAAGGTATTGATATTGTTCTTGCTATGGATATTTCTACTTCTATGCTTGCCCGTGATTTTAAACCTGACAGACTTGAAGCTGCCAAAGAAGTAGCTACCGAATTTATTGAAGGAAGACCAAATGACAGAATAGGACTTGTGGTTTTTGCAGGTGAAAGTTTTACACAATGTCCGATTACATCAGATAAAAAAGTTCTAATAAATCTTATTTCAAAAATAAAAACAGGAATTATTGAAGACGGAACTGCAATAGGTCTTGGACTTGCTACCTCAATTGATAGGTTAAAGGATAGTGGTGGGAAAAGCAAAGTAGTAATTATACTTACTGATGGAGAAAATAACAGAGGTTTTATTGACCCGATAACCGCTGCCGAAATTGCTAAGGAATTTAACATCCGTATTTACACAATTGGAGTTGGAACGCGTGGAGAAGCACCATATCCTTTTAAAACACCTTTTGGTATTCAAATTCAAAATGTGAAAGTAGATATTGATGAAGAACTTTTGCAAGAAATTGCTTCAATAACAGGAACTAAATATTTTCGTGCTACTGATAATCAAAAACTTAAAGACATTTATGCAGAAATAGATAAAATGGAAAAATCAAAAATTGAGGTTACTTCATTTAGAAGACATATTGACAAATTTTTTCCTTTTGCACTAATTGCATTAATATTAATTACTATTGAAATACTTTTGAGAAATTTAATTTTTAAAAATTATCCATAAAATATGGACTTTGTAAGATTTGAACATAGTGAATATTTATTTGGATTATTATTAATCCTTTTGTTTGTCATCCTTTTTGTCATGCGAATGATTGCATCAAAAAAAGCAATCAAAAAATTTGGTGATACCAAACTTGTGCTAAGATTGATAAGGAATAAACCCAAGTATAAAAGACAGTTAAAATTTATTTTAATTATTCTGGCTTTTGCTTCAATTGTTTTTGCATTAGCAAATTTACAATTCGGTTCAAAAATCGAAAAAGTTAAAACAGAAGGAGTTGATATCGTTCTTGCAATTGACCTTTCATCAAGTATGATGGCTGAGGATATTAAACCGAATAGGCTTGAAAGAACAAAACATTTTATAAATCAATTATTAGATAAAATTTCAAATCACAGAATAGGAATAGTTGTTTTTGCAGGAAATGCTTATGTGCAAATGCCATTAACAATTGACTATCCTGCTGCTAAATTATTTTTATATAATTTAAATACCAAAATGATTCCTACACAAGGAACTGCAATTGGTGATGCTATTAAAAGTTCAAGTGAATTATTTGAAGCAAAAAATAATAAATATAAAACCATAATAATTTTTTCTGATGGAGAAAACCATGAAGGAAATGCTATTGACAATGCCAAAGAAGTAGCAGAAAATGGAGTAATAATACATACGGTTGGCGTTGGAACTGCCAAAGGTGCACCAATTCCTGTTTATAGAGGCAATCAACAAGTTGATTTTAAAAGAGACAAGGAGGGGAGTATTGTTTTATCAAAAATAGATAACGCTATGCTTCAAGAAATATCCGCTGTAAGTGGTGGTGAATATTACAGAATTACAAATTCCGGTGATAATTTAAAAGCACTTTTGAAGAAAATTGATTCTCAAGAAAAAAGAGAAATTGATTCACACATGGTTACTGATTATGAAAGCAAATTTCAGTATTTTCTTGCACTTGGATTATTCTTTTTGATATTAGAATTTTTTATTTTTGAAAGGAAAAGTAATTGGAAATTAAATTTTAAAAACTTAAAACTTACTTCTAACAATGAATAAAGTAATATTTGTCATATTAATATTTTTCTTTAGTTCGTCTGTTTTTGCACAGCATCAAAGTAAGCTTGTAAGAATTGGGAATAAAAAATATGAAAAAGAAAACTATGTAGATGCAGAAGTAAATTATAAAAAAGCTCTTGAAAAAGAACATGATAAACCACAGGCAATTTTTAATCTTGGCAATTCACTTTTTAAACAAAAAAGATATGAAGAAGCGGCTAAGAAATTTGAGATGCTTGCAAATTTAACAGATGATAAAAATATAAAAACAAAAGCTTATCATAACCTTGGTAATTCAAATTTACAGCAATTTAAAATTGAGAAAGACCCTAAGAAAAAATCTAAAGAATTAGACAATGCAATTGAAGCTTATAAAAATGCATTAAAAACAAATCCTTCGGATAAGGAGACAAAATATAATTTGAGTTATGCTCAAAAGTTGAAACAACAGCAACAAAAACAACAGCAGAAAAATAAAAAGGATAAGAAAGACAAAAAAGATAAGAAGGATAAAAAAAACGAGGAAAATAAAGACAAACAGAAGCAAGAACAAGAGAAAAAGAAGCAAGAAAATAAAGAAAAACAAAACCAAGAACAACAGGATAAAAAAGAGCAAGAAAAAAAGGAAGGAAAACAAAGTAAGCCTCAAGAAGGAAAAATTGATAAAGAACAAGCTGAGAAACTATTGAAAGCTTTACGAAACGAAGAAAAGAAAGTTCAGAAAAAAATGATGGAAAAGAAACAAAAAGCTACAAGAACTAAAATTGAAAAAGAGTGGTAAAAATTAAAAGAATATTGTTTTCATTTTGTTTGTTGCTAACAACAGCATTGCTTTATTCACAAAGTTTTAATGTTGGAGTAAGTTCCAAGAATATTGCTATGAATCAACGCTTGGATATTACTTTTACAATTAAAGGAGAATCAAGTAATTTTCACCCACCGAAATTTGATAACTTTTCAATTGTTTCAGGACCTAATAGATCAAGTAGTTTTCAACTTATTAATGGACGATATAGTCAGAGCAAAACCTTTAATTATGGATTACGCCCAAACAAAATTGGTAAATTCAAAATTGGTTCAGCAACTGTTAAAATTGATGGTAAGAATTATAAAACTGAAGCAATCACGATTACAGTAACAAAAGTAGCTCAATCAAAACAGAACAACTGGCGAGGAAATCCACAGCAATCACAATCCGGCAGTCAAAAAAAACAGAAGAAAAAATCACAAAGTATTGAAGAGCAGTTGGCAGATAATCTTTTTATTAAAGCATTTGTCAGTAAATCAAATCCATATAAAAATGAACAACTAACACTAACATATAAGCTATATTATCGATTACAATTTAATATTACGGAAATAAAAAGACCAAAATTTTCGGGCTTTTGGATTGAAGAAGTTAATTTAGGAGAAAGTCAACGCAAAATTGAAGTAGTAAATGGGGAACGATATTATGTTTCTCAATACATGAAATATATTCTTATTCCTCAAAAAATAGGAAAAACAACAATTAATCCATTAAAAATAAATTCTGTTGTTAGGGTTCAGTCTCAAACTCAACGAAACGACCCTTTTAGCAATCCTTTTTTCAATAACTACCAAAACTATAAATACACAATTAAATCGAATGCAGTAACAATTAATGTGAAAGCATTGCCAGCAAACAAAACTGCAAATTATTCAGGCTTAGTAGGAGCTTTTTCTATGGATGTTTCTGCCGATAAAACAGAAACAAAAACAAATGACCCAATAACATTAACAATAAAAGTTTCGGGAAGAGGAAATTTGAAATTATTAAGTGATTTTGAGATTGATTTACCATCAGATTTTGAAATTTATGAGCCAAAGATAAAAGATAATCTTTCGGTAGGGACAAATGGTATTTCAGGATATAAGACTTTTGAATACCTACTTGTGCCTCATGTTGCAGGGAAATATGAAATACCCCAGATTACACTTTCCTATTTCAATCCGGTAAAAAAACAGTATAAAACATTAAGTTCAAATGAAATTGAGTTAAAAATACTTAAAGGAGACGGGACAGAAAATGCTCCATTGCTTACAGGGCTAAGTAAACAAGAAATTGAATTAAGAGGAAAGGATATTCGTTTTATAAAAGTTAACAAACTGAACTTACAAGAGAGGAATAGA from Bacteroidota bacterium includes:
- a CDS encoding 1-deoxy-D-xylulose-5-phosphate reductoisomerase, coding for MEESKKKGIAILGSTGSIGTQALDVIKKNTDLFFVSVLTANENADLLIKQAKEFKPNTVVIGNEEKFNKVKGSLSDYDIKVFTTNEAIEQVIDFEENDIILNSLLGFAGLKPTIKAINSGKILALANKESLVIAGEIINKSYEGSQASIIPVDSEHSAIYQCLIGEFNNPIEKIMLTASGGPFYGKDSKHLEKVTKADALKHPKWNMGNKITIDSATMMNKGFEIIEAKWLFDLRIDQIEVLVHPQSLVHSFVQFTDGSIKAQLGMPDMRIPIQYAFSFPKRIKSDFPRLDFLKYPNLTFDSPDFDTFPNLRLAYQVIEKAGNMPCILNAGNEIAVEAFLSEKAGFQDIYRINKKCLETIDYMKNPSLDDYFKIDAETRKFAKTLIK
- the rseP gene encoding RIP metalloprotease RseP, with protein sequence MQTVIMIGQLLLGLSILVAIHEFGHFLAAKAFGMRVDKFFIFFDFGKKKLFSFKKGDTEYGIGWFPLGGYVKIAGMVDESMDKEQLAKPPQPWEFRSKPPCQKLIVMIAGVFMNLILGIFIFSMMSFHYGEKHIPVQNNDPAIVAMEYGKELGFQTGDTLLTVNGTEYQSLKKFNDLYSYNLLLANNIDVEVLRNGEKVIITTPENFLNTVADGGVDKIIQPAYKFSVEKTINNKSGLQADDKIVAINDTSIKYYYEFVDKVQSYKNKSVAISVVRNFDTVVLSKVAIDKNGKVGFYTKDERNTITTSFGFFESFKVGNKKAWYLLKENTLGFISLFKGDVDPRKAIKGPVGIATIYGGVWVWANFWLITGLISLILAFMNLLPIPALDGGHVITVLIEMVTGRPLGFKTMEVIQTIGIVIVFGLIIFSVFNDIIQNFF
- a CDS encoding VWA domain-containing protein, giving the protein MNIWNYKFEDPQFLWLLIIVPIIVFWYIYKENIRYPEQKIPSLQAFENQKKSLKEIVRHSLIVFRILAIALLIIALARPQSALDKEKITTKGIDIVLAMDISTSMLARDFKPDRLEAAKEVATEFIEGRPNDRIGLVVFAGESFTQCPITSDKKVLINLISKIKTGIIEDGTAIGLGLATSIDRLKDSGGKSKVVIILTDGENNRGFIDPITAAEIAKEFNIRIYTIGVGTRGEAPYPFKTPFGIQIQNVKVDIDEELLQEIASITGTKYFRATDNQKLKDIYAEIDKMEKSKIEVTSFRRHIDKFFPFALIALILITIEILLRNLIFKNYP
- a CDS encoding VWA domain-containing protein, translated to MDFVRFEHSEYLFGLLLILLFVILFVMRMIASKKAIKKFGDTKLVLRLIRNKPKYKRQLKFILIILAFASIVFALANLQFGSKIEKVKTEGVDIVLAIDLSSSMMAEDIKPNRLERTKHFINQLLDKISNHRIGIVVFAGNAYVQMPLTIDYPAAKLFLYNLNTKMIPTQGTAIGDAIKSSSELFEAKNNKYKTIIIFSDGENHEGNAIDNAKEVAENGVIIHTVGVGTAKGAPIPVYRGNQQVDFKRDKEGSIVLSKIDNAMLQEISAVSGGEYYRITNSGDNLKALLKKIDSQEKREIDSHMVTDYESKFQYFLALGLFFLILEFFIFERKSNWKLNFKNLKLTSNNE
- a CDS encoding tetratricopeptide repeat protein; this encodes MNKVIFVILIFFFSSSVFAQHQSKLVRIGNKKYEKENYVDAEVNYKKALEKEHDKPQAIFNLGNSLFKQKRYEEAAKKFEMLANLTDDKNIKTKAYHNLGNSNLQQFKIEKDPKKKSKELDNAIEAYKNALKTNPSDKETKYNLSYAQKLKQQQQKQQQKNKKDKKDKKDKKDKKNEENKDKQKQEQEKKKQENKEKQNQEQQDKKEQEKKEGKQSKPQEGKIDKEQAEKLLKALRNEEKKVQKKMMEKKQKATRTKIEKEW
- a CDS encoding BatD family protein encodes the protein MVKIKRILFSFCLLLTTALLYSQSFNVGVSSKNIAMNQRLDITFTIKGESSNFHPPKFDNFSIVSGPNRSSSFQLINGRYSQSKTFNYGLRPNKIGKFKIGSATVKIDGKNYKTEAITITVTKVAQSKQNNWRGNPQQSQSGSQKKQKKKSQSIEEQLADNLFIKAFVSKSNPYKNEQLTLTYKLYYRLQFNITEIKRPKFSGFWIEEVNLGESQRKIEVVNGERYYVSQYMKYILIPQKIGKTTINPLKINSVVRVQSQTQRNDPFSNPFFNNYQNYKYTIKSNAVTINVKALPANKTANYSGLVGAFSMDVSADKTETKTNDPITLTIKVSGRGNLKLLSDFEIDLPSDFEIYEPKIKDNLSVGTNGISGYKTFEYLLVPHVAGKYEIPQITLSYFNPVKKQYKTLSSNEIELKILKGDGTENAPLLTGLSKQEIELRGKDIRFIKVNKLNLQERNRYYFGSYKYFILLILPFLILLTVVLMRKKIIESRRNVALLKMKKATKKAKKQLKTAKKHLKKNNSTEFYISTTTALNGYASDKMGIAAAELTKDKMKEELVERNVSEENIDKFLELIDNCNFARYAPSQANFKLQDIYNQSVELISSIEKEIKQ